In Streptomyces sp. NBC_00483, a single window of DNA contains:
- a CDS encoding ABC transporter permease has product MLKATLRSFLAHKGRLVLSALAVVLSVAFVAGSLIFSDTVSRTFDRLFASTSADVRVGPQEDDFDESVPSGTVRTVPASLAGRIDRVDGVAATHIDAGVENITVVDRHNKSVGPTTGAPTIATNWEPTDRSPLRLTSGHAPRGPRQALLDADTADKKHVGIGDPLTVLAEPGSFKVEVVGIATFRTTNPGAALVFLDTGTAQRRLLGGTGRASSIAVDAAPGVADTTLKRRIGQELGGAYELKTADEDAKSATDDLGGFLDVIKYVMLAFAGIAVLVGVFLIVNTFSMLIAQRTRELGLLRALGADRRQVRRSVLTEALLLGLVGSAAGFALGVGLAVGLIKVMSVFGMNIKSTEMAVGWTTPVISFVVGVGVTFVAAYLPSRRAARVSPMAALADAEIAGVGRPLKVRALVGSVIGAAGAAALIGCWMADETGPASSLLGLGIVLTLLATVVAGPLLVRPVIRVLGGAFPAVFGSIGRMSQRNALRNPRRTGATAAALMVGLALVAGMSVASASMSKSFDEQIDKTLGADFTVQNANFMPFSQEVTRKIRATDGVGLVVRQRFSALAVRMPDGKRVKTTAAGWDRRVDEVAHVTYARGSSATGLAPRHLLLQKEFADEHGARIGSVLPVEFAGGKRTELTVGALTDQEANDFGMTGGFAMGLSTLVKYAPGGQDSAVYVNASSGTSPDVLRERLEKTLDPYPQVQVRDLADYKELIHGQIAVLLYLVYALLGLAIVIAVLGVVNTLALSVVERTREIGLLRAIGLARRQLRLMIRLESVVIAVFGAVLGLALGLVWGVVAQRVLALEGMEALAIPWTTIATVVVGSVLVGLAAALLPALRASRLNVLAAIAHE; this is encoded by the coding sequence ATGCTGAAAGCGACCTTACGGAGCTTCCTGGCGCACAAGGGGCGCCTCGTCCTGTCCGCACTCGCCGTCGTCCTGTCGGTGGCGTTCGTCGCGGGCAGCCTGATCTTCTCCGACACCGTGTCGCGCACCTTCGACCGGCTCTTCGCGTCGACGTCGGCGGACGTGCGGGTGGGACCCCAGGAGGACGACTTCGACGAGTCCGTGCCGTCGGGCACGGTGCGTACGGTGCCCGCCTCGCTGGCCGGGCGGATCGACCGGGTCGACGGCGTGGCCGCCACGCACATCGACGCCGGGGTCGAGAACATCACCGTCGTCGACCGGCACAACAAGTCGGTCGGACCGACCACCGGTGCGCCCACGATCGCCACCAACTGGGAGCCCACGGACCGCAGTCCGCTGCGCCTCACATCGGGGCACGCGCCGCGCGGCCCCCGCCAGGCGCTGCTCGACGCGGACACCGCCGACAAGAAGCACGTGGGCATCGGGGACCCGCTCACCGTCCTCGCCGAGCCCGGTTCGTTCAAGGTCGAGGTCGTGGGCATCGCCACGTTCCGTACGACGAACCCGGGCGCGGCCCTCGTCTTCCTGGACACGGGCACCGCGCAGCGCAGGCTGCTCGGCGGCACCGGGCGTGCGTCGAGCATCGCGGTGGACGCGGCGCCGGGCGTCGCCGACACGACCCTCAAGCGGCGGATCGGCCAAGAGCTGGGCGGCGCCTACGAGTTGAAGACGGCCGACGAGGACGCGAAGTCGGCCACGGACGACCTGGGCGGGTTCCTCGACGTCATCAAGTACGTGATGCTCGCCTTCGCTGGCATCGCCGTCCTGGTCGGCGTGTTCCTCATCGTGAATACGTTCTCGATGCTGATCGCCCAGCGGACCCGGGAGTTGGGACTGCTGCGGGCGCTCGGTGCGGACCGCCGGCAGGTGCGGCGCTCCGTCCTGACGGAGGCGTTACTGCTCGGGCTCGTCGGTTCGGCGGCCGGGTTCGCCCTCGGCGTGGGGCTCGCCGTCGGGCTCATCAAGGTGATGAGCGTCTTCGGCATGAACATCAAGTCCACGGAAATGGCGGTGGGTTGGACCACTCCCGTGATTTCGTTCGTGGTCGGCGTCGGGGTCACGTTCGTGGCCGCGTATCTGCCGTCGCGGCGCGCGGCCCGCGTCTCCCCGATGGCCGCGCTCGCCGACGCCGAGATCGCGGGTGTGGGGCGGCCGTTGAAGGTGCGGGCACTGGTGGGCTCGGTGATCGGCGCGGCCGGCGCCGCGGCCCTGATCGGCTGCTGGATGGCGGACGAGACGGGGCCCGCGTCCTCGCTGCTCGGCCTCGGCATCGTCCTCACGCTGCTCGCGACGGTCGTCGCGGGGCCCCTGCTCGTACGGCCCGTGATCCGGGTCCTCGGCGGCGCGTTCCCCGCCGTGTTCGGTTCGATCGGCCGGATGAGCCAGCGCAACGCGCTGCGCAACCCGCGCCGCACCGGAGCCACCGCCGCCGCCCTGATGGTGGGCCTTGCCCTCGTGGCGGGGATGTCCGTGGCGAGCGCGTCCATGAGCAAGTCGTTCGACGAGCAGATCGACAAGACGCTGGGCGCCGACTTCACCGTGCAGAACGCCAACTTCATGCCGTTCTCGCAGGAGGTCACCCGGAAGATACGGGCGACGGACGGCGTGGGTCTGGTGGTGCGCCAGCGGTTCAGCGCGCTCGCCGTGCGCATGCCGGACGGGAAGCGGGTGAAGACGACGGCTGCCGGGTGGGACCGGCGGGTCGACGAGGTCGCGCACGTCACGTACGCGCGGGGCAGCAGCGCCACGGGCCTGGCACCCCGGCATCTGCTGCTGCAGAAGGAGTTCGCGGACGAGCACGGGGCGCGGATCGGCAGCGTCCTGCCCGTGGAGTTCGCCGGCGGGAAGCGCACCGAGCTGACCGTGGGCGCCCTGACCGACCAGGAGGCCAACGACTTCGGTATGACCGGCGGCTTCGCGATGGGCCTGTCCACACTGGTGAAGTACGCGCCAGGCGGCCAGGACTCGGCGGTGTACGTGAACGCCTCCTCCGGCACCTCGCCCGACGTGCTGCGCGAGCGCCTGGAGAAGACGCTCGACCCGTATCCGCAGGTGCAGGTGCGCGACCTCGCCGACTACAAGGAGCTGATCCACGGGCAGATCGCGGTGCTCCTGTATCTGGTGTACGCGCTGCTCGGCCTGGCGATCGTCATCGCGGTCCTCGGCGTGGTCAACACCCTTGCCCTCTCGGTCGTGGAACGCACGCGGGAGATCGGGCTGCTGCGGGCGATCGGGCTCGCGCGGCGCCAGTTGCGGCTCATGATCCGCCTGGAGTCGGTGGTGATCGCCGTGTTCGGGGCGGTGCTCGGGCTCGCGCTCGGGCTCGTATGGGGCGTGGTCGCGCAGCGGGTGCTGGCCCTGGAGGGCATGGAGGCGCTGGCGATCCCGTGGACGACGATCGCCACGGTGGTGGTCGGCTCGGTGCTCGTGGGCCTCGCGGCGGCGCTGTTGCCGGCGCTGCGGGCCTCGCGGCTGAACGTGCTGGCGGCGATCGCGCACGAATAG
- a CDS encoding LLM class F420-dependent oxidoreductase, whose amino-acid sequence MSTAGSQAARPFRFGVNLVTPAPDDAWRAKCRRAEEIGYDVILVPDHLGAPSPFPSLVAAADATSRPKVGTFVLNCAFWNPVLLAREVTTTVALTGGRLELGLGTGYVREEFEQAGLEWGTPGSRVDHLVRTVTQLDRLLSAPDQGPKPPLLIGGNGDRMLRITAEHADIAAFTGARAPAGNAGGLEPLTGDELQERVATYRKFAADRAESAELNLLVQMVAVTDDRPAAVRPLLEHLPQLTEEQALDSPLLLVGTVEQITEQLLERRERFGFSYITVLEPSMEALAPVIEALRGR is encoded by the coding sequence ATGAGTACGGCAGGTTCCCAGGCGGCGCGCCCGTTCCGCTTCGGCGTCAATCTGGTGACCCCCGCGCCGGACGACGCGTGGCGCGCCAAGTGCCGGCGCGCCGAGGAGATCGGTTACGACGTGATCCTCGTGCCCGACCATCTGGGCGCCCCGTCGCCGTTCCCCTCGCTCGTGGCGGCGGCCGACGCGACGAGCCGGCCGAAGGTCGGCACGTTCGTGCTCAACTGCGCGTTCTGGAACCCGGTGCTGCTCGCCCGCGAGGTCACCACCACCGTCGCCCTCACCGGCGGCCGCCTCGAACTGGGCCTCGGAACCGGCTACGTACGCGAGGAGTTCGAGCAGGCCGGCCTGGAGTGGGGCACGCCCGGCAGCCGCGTCGACCACCTGGTGCGCACCGTCACGCAGCTCGACCGGCTGCTCTCCGCCCCCGACCAGGGCCCCAAGCCCCCGCTCCTGATCGGCGGCAACGGCGACCGGATGCTGCGGATCACCGCCGAGCACGCCGACATCGCCGCGTTCACCGGGGCCCGCGCGCCGGCGGGGAACGCGGGCGGACTCGAACCGCTGACCGGCGACGAGCTCCAGGAGCGGGTGGCCACCTACCGGAAGTTCGCCGCCGACCGAGCGGAGAGCGCCGAACTCAACCTGCTCGTACAGATGGTGGCGGTGACGGACGACCGGCCCGCCGCCGTCCGGCCCCTCCTCGAACATCTGCCGCAGCTCACCGAGGAGCAGGCCCTCGACTCCCCGCTGCTGCTCGTCGGCACCGTCGAGCAGATCACCGAGCAACTGCTGGAGCGCCGCGAGCGGTTCGGGTTTTCGTACATCACCGTCCTGGAGCCGTCCATGGAGGCGCTCGCGCCGGTGATCGAGGCGCTGCGGGGGCGCTGA
- a CDS encoding GNAT family N-acetyltransferase has translation MTDLNMRPATPDDIDAVLAFWRKAAEGTSISDDHDGVARLIARDAEALILAERDGQLVGTVIAGFDGWRCSAYRLAVHPDHRRQGIASALLEAAERRFAALGGRRVDAMVLESNTRAHGAWSASGYHREDHWRRWVKSL, from the coding sequence GTGACTGATCTGAACATGCGCCCCGCGACCCCCGACGACATCGACGCGGTCCTCGCGTTCTGGCGCAAGGCGGCCGAAGGCACGAGCATCTCCGACGACCACGACGGGGTGGCGCGGCTCATCGCCCGCGACGCCGAGGCCCTCATCCTCGCGGAACGCGACGGGCAGCTCGTCGGCACCGTCATCGCCGGCTTCGACGGGTGGCGCTGCTCGGCCTACCGGCTCGCCGTGCACCCCGACCACCGTCGGCAGGGCATCGCGTCGGCGCTCCTGGAAGCGGCCGAACGACGCTTCGCCGCGCTCGGCGGCCGTCGCGTCGACGCCATGGTCCTGGAGTCCAACACGCGGGCGCACGGCGCGTGGTCCGCTTCCGGATACCACCGCGAGGACCACTGGCGCCGCTGGGTGAAGTCGCTGTAG
- a CDS encoding serine hydrolase domain-containing protein, translated as MGHISGGFSEAGQRRVRDLLARHVESGRIPGVVVLYSRGEETYVETLGTMRQDGGDPMRRDTIFRMASTSKPVSIAAGMVLLDECRLRLDDTVEEWLPELSDRQVLKRVDGPLDDTVPARRPITVRDILTSTFGLGMDMTAIGTPVFGAIAERGIIPNLPEPMPEPDEWMKRLGTLPLMHQPGECWQYQIASDLLGVLVARVSGQSFDTFLRERIFEPLGMKDTGFHVPAQDMHRLPPLYAPDPATGEFQVWDEAEGGRHSVPPAFPGGGGGLNSTADDYHAYFRMLLNGGVHGGERVLSKPAVRLMTTNRLNSEQQAARTALATENVHVSFGQAQQGGWGFGMAVRTYIGDYAPLGQFGWDGGSGTSTYADPVNDVTGIVLTQVGASVGHAIRLHNDFWTTLYQVIED; from the coding sequence ATGGGACACATCAGCGGCGGTTTCTCCGAGGCGGGGCAGCGCAGGGTCCGTGACCTGCTGGCGCGGCACGTCGAGTCCGGGCGGATTCCCGGCGTGGTCGTGCTCTACAGCCGGGGCGAGGAGACGTACGTCGAGACGCTGGGGACGATGCGTCAGGACGGCGGCGATCCGATGCGCCGGGACACGATCTTCCGGATGGCGTCCACCTCCAAACCGGTCTCGATCGCGGCGGGCATGGTGCTGCTCGACGAGTGTCGGCTGCGCCTCGACGACACGGTCGAGGAGTGGCTGCCGGAACTGTCCGACCGACAGGTGCTGAAGCGGGTCGACGGACCGCTGGACGACACCGTCCCCGCGCGCCGGCCGATCACCGTGCGGGACATCCTGACGTCCACGTTCGGGCTCGGCATGGATATGACCGCGATCGGCACCCCGGTCTTCGGGGCGATCGCCGAGCGGGGGATCATCCCGAACCTCCCGGAGCCGATGCCCGAGCCCGACGAGTGGATGAAGCGCCTGGGCACGCTGCCGCTGATGCATCAGCCCGGAGAGTGCTGGCAGTACCAGATCGCCAGCGACCTGCTCGGCGTGCTGGTCGCCCGGGTCTCGGGGCAGTCGTTCGACACGTTCTTGCGCGAGCGCATCTTCGAGCCGCTCGGCATGAAGGACACCGGCTTCCACGTGCCCGCCCAGGACATGCACCGGCTCCCTCCGCTGTACGCCCCCGATCCGGCCACCGGCGAGTTCCAGGTCTGGGACGAGGCCGAGGGCGGACGCCACAGCGTGCCTCCGGCCTTCCCCGGCGGTGGCGGCGGTCTGAACTCCACCGCCGACGACTACCACGCCTACTTCCGGATGCTGCTGAACGGCGGAGTGCACGGCGGCGAGCGCGTCCTGTCGAAGCCGGCCGTGCGGCTCATGACCACCAACCGCCTCAACTCCGAGCAGCAGGCGGCCCGGACGGCCCTCGCCACCGAGAACGTCCATGTGTCGTTCGGCCAGGCGCAACAGGGCGGCTGGGGCTTCGGCATGGCGGTGCGCACCTACATCGGCGACTACGCGCCGCTCGGCCAGTTCGGCTGGGACGGCGGCAGCGGCACCTCGACCTACGCCGACCCGGTCAACGATGTCACCGGCATCGTCCTCACCCAGGTCGGCGCGTCCGTGGGGCACGCGATCCGGCTGCACAACGACTTCTGGACCACGCTCTATCAGGTGATCGAGGACTGA
- a CDS encoding LysR family transcriptional regulator, which yields MELRDIEIFLTLADELHFGRTAERLHITPSRVSHVIKKQERRLGVQLFERTSRTVRLTPPGQRLRDELLPAHRRILQALDRTAAEGRTEAGELRVGYSGPWCAELLLRAAQELRGRHPGWSVRIQEIQFNDLYGPLHRGELQLQITEFPVFEPGLAAGPVLLQERRALMLPADHPMADADTVSLEDLAEVPLLRLQGDHPKPQMDFHFPPTTPMGRPIPRGPSYTSWYEIPVLVAAGFGASIVAARIADYHARPGVAFVPFRDGPTLDYGVLLPAAAPAPLVPAFVELLRSLAEGDGGR from the coding sequence ATGGAGCTGCGGGACATCGAGATCTTTCTGACGTTGGCGGACGAGCTGCACTTCGGGCGGACCGCCGAGCGGCTGCACATCACCCCGTCCCGGGTCAGCCATGTCATCAAGAAGCAGGAGCGCCGGCTCGGCGTGCAGCTCTTCGAGCGGACCTCGCGCACGGTGCGGCTCACCCCTCCCGGCCAACGACTGCGCGACGAGCTGCTCCCGGCCCACCGACGCATCCTCCAGGCGCTCGACCGGACCGCCGCCGAGGGGCGGACCGAGGCCGGCGAACTGCGCGTCGGCTACTCCGGCCCCTGGTGCGCAGAACTGTTGCTGCGGGCCGCGCAGGAGCTGCGCGGCCGGCACCCCGGCTGGTCCGTACGGATCCAGGAGATCCAGTTCAACGATCTCTACGGTCCGCTGCACCGCGGTGAACTCCAGCTGCAGATCACCGAGTTCCCCGTGTTCGAACCGGGCCTCGCCGCAGGCCCGGTGCTGCTGCAAGAACGTCGCGCGCTGATGCTGCCGGCCGACCACCCCATGGCCGACGCCGACACCGTGTCCCTGGAGGACCTGGCCGAGGTGCCACTGCTCCGGCTCCAGGGGGACCATCCGAAACCCCAGATGGACTTCCACTTCCCCCCGACCACACCGATGGGCCGCCCCATCCCCCGCGGCCCCTCCTACACCTCCTGGTACGAGATCCCCGTGCTGGTCGCCGCCGGGTTCGGCGCGTCGATCGTGGCGGCCCGCATCGCCGACTACCACGCCCGGCCCGGCGTCGCCTTCGTTCCGTTCCGGGACGGTCCGACGCTGGACTACGGCGTGCTGCTGCCCGCCGCCGCCCCGGCGCCGCTCGTGCCGGCCTTCGTCGAGCTGCTGCGCTCCCTCGCCGAGGGGGACGGCGGCCGGTGA
- a CDS encoding hemolysin family protein, whose protein sequence is MTEVLLLAVAVLLSLACGAFVAAEFSLTTVERADLEEAVERGERGAAGALRAVRNLTFQLSGAQLGITVTNLVVGMLAEPSISKLLAGPLGSIGLSEGASSSVALVLGTALSTVFLMVVGELVPKNWAISSPLAVAKKVATPQRWFSAAFRPFITHLNNTANRLVRRFGIEPTEELASARGPQELMALARHSAKAGALEADTAELFVRTLNLADLTAENVMTPRVQVMALDLQATCEDVANATRATGLSRFPVYRGSLDSVVGVVHIKDVLAVPDEQRSRKGVTDLLREPLLVPETLTVDRLLDRLSGKRTMAVVIDEYGGTAGVATLEDIVEEVVGEVRDEHDPHETPDIAAAGTDPEGRTLYSADGAARTDQLARVGLRAPDGPYETLAGLVATELGRIPDIGDSVDVTGWRLDVVDAHGHRAARVLLHAPLIPDTEDSGTAEETRSGRTAAKARAAGKAEKARAASKADKASQEKGAAR, encoded by the coding sequence ATGACCGAAGTACTGCTGCTCGCCGTCGCAGTCCTGCTGTCGCTGGCCTGCGGCGCGTTCGTCGCCGCGGAGTTCTCGCTCACGACCGTCGAGCGCGCCGATCTCGAAGAGGCCGTCGAGCGCGGTGAGCGCGGCGCGGCCGGCGCCCTGCGGGCCGTACGGAACCTGACCTTCCAGCTCTCCGGAGCCCAGCTCGGCATCACCGTCACCAACCTGGTCGTCGGCATGCTCGCCGAGCCGTCCATCTCCAAGCTCCTGGCGGGGCCGCTGGGGTCCATCGGGCTGTCCGAGGGGGCCTCCTCCTCGGTCGCCCTGGTGCTCGGCACCGCCCTGTCGACCGTGTTCCTGATGGTCGTCGGCGAGCTGGTGCCGAAGAACTGGGCGATCTCCTCGCCGCTGGCCGTGGCCAAGAAGGTGGCGACGCCGCAGCGCTGGTTCAGCGCCGCGTTCCGCCCGTTCATCACGCACCTCAACAACACCGCGAACCGGCTCGTGCGCCGCTTCGGCATCGAGCCGACCGAGGAGCTGGCCTCCGCGCGCGGCCCGCAGGAGCTGATGGCGCTCGCCCGGCACTCCGCGAAGGCGGGCGCGCTGGAGGCGGACACCGCCGAGCTGTTCGTGCGCACCCTGAACCTCGCCGACCTGACCGCGGAGAACGTGATGACGCCGCGCGTCCAGGTCATGGCCCTCGACCTCCAGGCCACCTGCGAGGACGTGGCGAACGCGACGCGGGCCACGGGACTGTCCCGCTTCCCCGTCTACCGCGGCAGCCTCGACTCGGTCGTCGGCGTCGTGCACATCAAGGACGTCCTCGCCGTGCCCGACGAGCAGCGGTCCCGCAAGGGCGTCACCGATCTGCTGCGCGAGCCGCTGCTGGTGCCGGAGACGCTGACCGTGGACCGGCTGCTCGACCGGCTCTCCGGCAAGCGGACGATGGCCGTGGTCATCGACGAGTACGGCGGCACGGCCGGTGTCGCCACCCTGGAGGACATCGTCGAGGAGGTCGTCGGCGAGGTCCGCGACGAGCACGACCCGCACGAGACCCCCGACATCGCGGCCGCGGGAACCGACCCGGAGGGCCGGACGCTCTACTCCGCCGACGGCGCCGCCCGCACCGACCAGCTCGCGCGGGTCGGACTGCGCGCGCCCGACGGACCGTACGAGACGCTGGCCGGGCTCGTCGCGACGGAGCTGGGCCGGATCCCGGACATCGGCGACAGCGTCGACGTCACCGGGTGGCGGCTCGACGTCGTGGACGCGCACGGGCATCGCGCGGCCCGCGTACTGCTGCATGCGCCGCTGATCCCGGACACCGAGGACAGCGGGACGGCGGAGGAGACGAGGAGCGGCCGGACGGCCGCGAAGGCCAGGGCGGCGGGCAAGGCCGAGAAGGCCAGGGCCGCGAGCAAGGCCGACAAGGCCTCTCAGGAGAAGGGGGCGGCCCGATGA
- a CDS encoding hemolysin family protein gives MTAIQLLIGLATLFVNAFFVGGEFALISVRRSQIEPYAEEGDRRARSVMWGLEHVSALLAAAQLGITLCTLVLGIVAEPAIAHLLEPAFDAVGVPHGLVHPISFVIALTVATYLHMLLGEMVPKNIALAEPVRSALLLGPPLVAVARALRPVIFAINAFANGLLKLLRVEAKDEVTATFSDDELARMVKDASAAGLIDDRAQERLHDALELGRRPVKDVVLPIEKVVYARVGVTPEELERLSAESGFSRFPVVDEGRRIVGYLHVKDALDAMPRDLPFRVPDMRSIARVRETTPLDDVLTAMRGSRTHVAAVLGADGRLAGLVTMEDVLRELFGQPV, from the coding sequence ATGACCGCGATCCAATTGCTCATCGGCCTGGCGACGCTGTTCGTCAACGCCTTCTTCGTGGGCGGCGAGTTCGCGCTGATCTCGGTGCGCCGCAGCCAGATCGAGCCGTACGCCGAGGAGGGCGACCGGCGCGCGCGCAGCGTCATGTGGGGTCTTGAGCACGTGTCGGCGCTGCTCGCCGCGGCGCAGCTCGGCATCACGCTGTGCACGCTGGTGCTCGGCATCGTCGCCGAGCCGGCCATCGCACATCTTTTGGAGCCCGCGTTCGACGCGGTCGGCGTGCCGCACGGCCTGGTCCACCCGATCTCGTTCGTGATCGCGCTGACCGTGGCGACGTATCTGCACATGCTGCTCGGCGAGATGGTGCCGAAGAACATCGCGCTCGCCGAGCCGGTCCGCTCGGCGCTGCTGCTCGGCCCGCCGCTGGTCGCCGTCGCGCGCGCCCTGCGCCCGGTGATCTTCGCGATCAACGCCTTCGCGAACGGGCTGCTCAAGCTGCTCCGCGTGGAGGCGAAGGACGAGGTCACGGCGACGTTCTCGGACGACGAGCTGGCCCGCATGGTCAAGGACGCCTCCGCCGCGGGCCTGATCGACGACCGCGCGCAGGAGCGTCTGCACGACGCGCTCGAACTGGGCCGGCGGCCCGTCAAGGACGTCGTCCTGCCGATCGAGAAGGTCGTCTACGCGCGCGTGGGCGTCACGCCCGAGGAGCTGGAGCGGCTCTCCGCCGAGTCCGGTTTCTCGCGCTTCCCCGTGGTGGACGAGGGCCGGCGGATCGTCGGCTACCTCCACGTGAAGGACGCCCTGGACGCGATGCCGCGCGACCTGCCGTTCCGGGTGCCGGACATGCGGTCCATCGCGCGCGTGCGGGAGACGACGCCGCTGGACGACGTGCTGACCGCGATGCGCGGCAGCCGTACGCACGTCGCGGCGGTGCTCGGCGCGGACGGCCGGCTGGCCGGGCTCGTGACGATGGAGGACGTGCTGCGGGAGCTGTTCGGCCAGCCGGTGTGA
- a CDS encoding ABC-F family ATP-binding cassette domain-containing protein: MSQLVLKDVSYGYPDRPVLDRISLSVRPGEKACVIGENGSGKSTLLRLLAGELIPSEGSVVVGADGGTGYLAQTQPLPPDATVQDAVDAALAELRDLERRITEAEAALGSAGPGALTEYADLVAAFEARDGYRADARLEAALHGLGVPHLERTRTLDSLSGGEAARLGLACVLAPRPELLLLDEPTNHLDDQALSWLEERLRAHRGTVVAVTHDRVFLDRVAGAIVEVDGDRHSVARYGNGWDGYLEQRGTARRRWEERYRAWSDEVDRQERIAEDTSARLSGGWRMRDSSAFAKFSKHQRSVEGQVSGVVRNARERLRRLRADPVPKPPEPLRFRVGGGPEGGAPEGGDHPFLRPVEVTDVAVEGRLTVERLVLEPGSRTLVTGPNGAGKSTLLALLAGHLAPDRGTVQRPPRIGYLTQEVAHDGTAQPLLDAFAAGLGGLGGLGGLGGLGGLGGLGGLGGLGGLGGLGGLPEEHAGTLLALGLFREEDLAVPVRDLSVGQRRRLDLARLVTRPADLLLLDEPTNHVSPALAEDLDEALAGYAGTLVVVSHDRRLRARFEGRQVRVAGGSLVGFLG, translated from the coding sequence ATGAGTCAGCTCGTCCTGAAGGACGTGTCGTACGGGTACCCGGACCGGCCGGTCCTCGACCGGATCTCGCTGTCGGTGCGGCCCGGCGAGAAGGCCTGCGTCATCGGTGAGAACGGCTCCGGCAAGTCGACGCTGCTGCGGCTGCTCGCGGGCGAGCTGATCCCCTCGGAGGGCTCCGTCGTGGTCGGCGCCGACGGCGGCACCGGCTACCTCGCCCAGACGCAGCCGCTGCCGCCCGACGCCACGGTGCAGGATGCCGTCGACGCGGCGCTCGCCGAGCTGCGCGACCTGGAGCGGCGGATCACCGAGGCGGAGGCGGCCCTCGGTTCGGCCGGGCCCGGCGCGCTGACCGAGTACGCCGATCTGGTGGCGGCCTTCGAGGCGCGCGACGGCTACCGCGCCGACGCCCGTCTGGAGGCGGCCCTGCATGGGCTCGGCGTCCCGCACCTGGAGCGCACGCGCACGCTCGACTCCCTGTCGGGCGGGGAGGCGGCGCGGCTCGGCCTCGCCTGCGTCCTCGCGCCGCGACCCGAGCTGCTGCTCCTGGACGAGCCGACGAACCACCTCGACGACCAGGCGCTGAGCTGGCTGGAGGAGCGGCTCCGGGCACACCGCGGCACCGTCGTCGCCGTCACCCACGACCGCGTCTTCCTCGACCGGGTGGCCGGCGCGATCGTCGAGGTCGACGGCGACCGGCACTCCGTCGCCCGCTACGGCAACGGCTGGGACGGCTACCTGGAACAGCGGGGCACGGCGCGGCGCCGCTGGGAGGAGCGGTACCGGGCGTGGTCCGACGAGGTGGACCGGCAGGAGCGGATCGCCGAGGACACCTCCGCCCGTCTCTCCGGCGGCTGGCGGATGCGGGACAGCAGCGCGTTCGCCAAGTTCTCCAAGCACCAGCGCTCCGTGGAGGGCCAGGTCTCCGGCGTCGTCCGCAACGCGCGGGAGCGGCTGCGGAGGCTGCGCGCCGACCCGGTCCCGAAGCCGCCGGAGCCGTTGCGGTTCCGGGTGGGCGGGGGCCCGGAAGGCGGAGCTCCGGAAGGTGGCGACCACCCCTTCCTGCGCCCCGTGGAGGTGACCGACGTCGCCGTCGAGGGACGGCTCACGGTCGAACGCCTTGTGCTGGAGCCCGGGTCGCGCACCCTGGTGACCGGGCCGAACGGTGCGGGCAAGTCGACGCTGCTCGCCCTGCTCGCCGGGCACCTCGCGCCGGACCGTGGCACGGTCCAACGCCCGCCCCGCATCGGCTACTTGACGCAGGAGGTCGCGCACGACGGCACCGCGCAGCCGCTCCTCGACGCGTTCGCGGCCGGGCTCGGCGGGCTCGGCGGGCTCGGCGGGCTCGGCGGGCTCGGCGGGCTCGGCGGGCTCGGCGGGCTCGGCGGGCTCGGCGGGCTCGGCGGGCTCGGCGGGCTGCCCGAGGAACACGCGGGGACCCTGCTGGCGCTGGGCCTCTTCCGCGAGGAGGACCTGGCCGTGCCGGTACGGGACCTCTCCGTCGGCCAGCGCCGCCGGCTCGATCTGGCCCGCCTGGTCACCCGCCCCGCCGATCTACTGCTCCTGGACGAGCCGACGAACCACGTCTCGCCCGCGCTCGCGGAGGACCTGGACGAGGCGCTGGCCGGCTACGCGGGCACGCTCGTCGTGGTCTCCCACGACCGCAGGCTGCGGGCCCGCTTCGAGGGCCGTCAGGTGCGCGTGGCGGGCGGGTCGCTCGTGGGCTTCTTGGGCTGA
- a CDS encoding holin, with protein MWSIGFWKATAERAIRTFAQALAAVLVAGATNLLDVDWAAALGTAGLATLLAVLTAVGTARIGPHGPGILEAPTPEPAAPRPQPKKPTSDPPATRT; from the coding sequence ATGTGGAGCATCGGATTCTGGAAGGCCACCGCCGAGCGGGCGATCCGGACGTTCGCGCAGGCGCTCGCGGCGGTGCTGGTCGCGGGCGCGACGAACCTGCTGGACGTCGACTGGGCCGCGGCCCTCGGCACCGCGGGGCTCGCCACGCTGCTCGCGGTCCTCACGGCGGTCGGCACCGCACGCATCGGGCCGCACGGTCCCGGCATCCTGGAGGCCCCGACGCCGGAGCCCGCGGCGCCGCGCCCTCAGCCCAAGAAGCCCACGAGCGACCCGCCCGCCACGCGCACCTGA